In Pseudovibrio brasiliensis, the following are encoded in one genomic region:
- a CDS encoding DUF4261 domain-containing protein produces MSLFLTYLALAQPIELTAAEMCQSTASTYLGQPLHIECPVDDSDGKDANFVYVNGLPVAIMNIGFPLPADAYEEAVAIDKLWPEAGATLAESKSHIVLSALGSPKEHQEVLSAAKTMTLFAAYLSEKLPVTAQIGVEGKTVISPEKLKTYAQSLAQGEVPLFAWTSLMFFNGGMTSDGKQKAIMATNGFRPFIGREIETSASANLTPDKVDFVLNLGVYLIKNGPVINHGDTVGGTAEEKIKVVHKPQGYRPETPSLHVVLPDADVSELEGVGAEDRSAPPPPRKSLWPFGKRKG; encoded by the coding sequence ATGAGCTTATTTCTTACATATTTGGCATTGGCGCAGCCAATTGAGCTGACCGCAGCCGAGATGTGCCAGAGCACGGCGAGCACATACCTTGGCCAGCCGCTCCACATTGAGTGCCCCGTAGATGATAGTGATGGAAAAGACGCTAACTTCGTTTATGTAAATGGGCTTCCAGTTGCCATAATGAATATAGGATTCCCGCTGCCTGCTGATGCCTACGAAGAAGCTGTAGCAATTGACAAGCTTTGGCCGGAAGCTGGAGCAACTCTAGCTGAGAGCAAATCACATATCGTTTTATCTGCTCTTGGTTCCCCCAAGGAGCATCAGGAAGTGCTAAGCGCAGCGAAGACAATGACGCTCTTTGCAGCGTATCTGAGTGAAAAGCTACCTGTAACAGCGCAAATCGGCGTTGAGGGTAAAACAGTTATCTCACCGGAGAAGCTTAAAACCTATGCCCAATCACTTGCTCAGGGTGAAGTGCCATTGTTTGCATGGACTTCGCTAATGTTCTTTAACGGAGGCATGACAAGCGATGGGAAGCAAAAAGCGATAATGGCAACGAATGGCTTTAGACCATTTATCGGCAGAGAGATTGAAACCTCTGCATCTGCCAATCTGACACCTGATAAAGTTGATTTCGTTTTGAATCTCGGTGTTTACCTCATCAAAAACGGCCCGGTAATTAATCACGGAGACACAGTTGGTGGAACAGCTGAAGAGAAGATCAAGGTCGTTCATAAACCACAGGGATACCGACCGGAAACTCCATCGTTGCACGTTGTGTTACCTGATGCGGATGTGAGTGAGTTGGAAGGTGTTGGTGCCGAGGATCGGTCTGCGCCTCCTCCGCCTCGCAAATCTCTTTGGCCTTTTGGCAAACGCAAGGGCTAA
- a CDS encoding site-specific DNA-methyltransferase: MRVQRKEGVSFTAPHISTKPDWLDTIIKGDCVEALNKLPDNSVDVVFADPPYNLQLGGDLHRPDHSKVDACDDHWDQFSSFKAYDEFTRAWLQAVRRVLKPNGSIWVIGSYHNIFRVGAVMQDLGFWINNDVVWLKTNPMPNFRGKRFTNAHETLIWACPSQESKPTFNYDAMKTFNDDLQMRSDWVLPICTGHERLKDDNGDKVHPTQKPESLLYRVLLSTSNQGDVILDPFFGTGTTGAVAKKLGRHFVGCEREDAYIKAASERIDRVTPANDDFLAMTQGKRSLPRVPFGNLLETGLLTPGAELTDARGRFKATVRADGSLICGEHSGSIHKVGALVQGQQACNGWTFWHVKRGKALEPVDALRQVVRSQMPR; this comes from the coding sequence ATGAGAGTACAGCGTAAAGAAGGGGTGTCCTTTACGGCACCCCATATTTCCACCAAGCCAGACTGGCTTGATACCATTATTAAGGGCGACTGTGTTGAGGCTTTAAACAAGCTTCCAGACAACAGCGTGGATGTGGTTTTCGCCGATCCCCCTTATAACCTACAGCTGGGCGGAGATCTGCACAGACCTGATCACTCAAAGGTTGATGCCTGCGATGATCACTGGGATCAGTTCTCCAGCTTTAAAGCTTATGATGAGTTCACTCGTGCTTGGCTGCAGGCGGTTCGCCGTGTGTTGAAGCCAAACGGGTCCATCTGGGTTATTGGCTCTTATCACAACATTTTCCGCGTTGGTGCGGTGATGCAGGACCTTGGGTTCTGGATCAACAATGATGTGGTTTGGCTGAAAACAAACCCGATGCCGAACTTCCGTGGCAAACGTTTTACTAATGCTCATGAGACGCTCATCTGGGCTTGCCCTTCACAAGAGAGCAAGCCGACCTTTAACTACGATGCAATGAAGACGTTTAACGACGACCTTCAGATGCGGTCTGACTGGGTGCTGCCTATCTGCACTGGTCATGAGCGCCTGAAGGACGATAACGGCGACAAAGTGCATCCAACTCAGAAGCCGGAGAGCCTGCTTTACCGCGTGCTGCTCTCCACTTCAAACCAAGGCGATGTGATCCTTGATCCGTTCTTTGGCACAGGCACCACCGGTGCTGTTGCCAAAAAGCTTGGCCGCCACTTTGTGGGCTGCGAGCGTGAAGATGCCTACATCAAGGCAGCTTCTGAGCGGATTGACCGGGTGACACCAGCCAACGACGATTTTCTGGCGATGACACAAGGCAAGCGTTCTCTTCCACGAGTTCCGTTTGGCAACCTGTTGGAAACCGGATTGTTGACACCGGGCGCGGAACTGACCGATGCCCGGGGACGTTTCAAAGCCACAGTTCGCGCTGATGGTTCTTTGATTTGCGGCGAGCATTCAGGATCGATCCACAAAGTGGGTGCGCTCGTCCAAGGCCAGCAAGCCTGTAATGGCTGGACATTCTGGCACGTCAAGCGTGGTAAGGCTCTTGAACCGGTGGACGCTCTGCGTCAGGTGGTTCGTTCTCAGATGCCTCGCTAA
- a CDS encoding glycerophosphodiester phosphodiesterase family protein — protein MHFVRTVTLGLMAGACLTASAQAAQLGPRPAFLVEQMQESPLKEKLRACIGNPATASSFSIGHRGAPLQFPEHTFESYQAAAVMGAGVQECDVTFTKDKQLVCRHSQNDLATTTNILATDLAGTCVTPFTAAAGGEKATAECRTSEITLAEFEGLKGKMDASDPTATTVEDFLKGTADWRTDLYAAAGAGGTLMTHAQSIELFKAQGAKFTPELKRPSVKMPFDGFSQEDYAQKLIDDYKAAGVPASDVYPQSFFLDDVLYWIKNEPEFGKQAVFLDGRFRMQGFDTSDPTSFKPSMAELKEMGVNYISPPLWMLVTLEGGKIVPSAYAKAAKEAGLKIFAWTLERSGLLSHNKGGWYYRSINNAITSEGSVYELLDVLAQDVKVSGVFSDWPATVTFYANCMGIE, from the coding sequence ATGCACTTTGTTCGAACCGTCACGCTTGGGCTGATGGCAGGCGCTTGTCTTACTGCAAGCGCGCAGGCTGCGCAGTTGGGCCCTCGCCCTGCTTTTCTCGTTGAGCAGATGCAGGAGAGCCCGCTGAAGGAAAAGCTGCGGGCTTGCATTGGCAACCCAGCCACCGCCTCCAGCTTCTCCATTGGTCACCGCGGCGCGCCGCTGCAGTTTCCTGAGCATACATTTGAGTCTTATCAGGCTGCTGCTGTGATGGGCGCGGGTGTACAGGAATGTGATGTTACCTTCACCAAAGACAAACAGCTGGTGTGTCGTCACTCCCAGAATGATCTGGCAACCACCACCAATATTCTGGCAACAGATCTGGCTGGCACCTGCGTGACGCCATTCACCGCGGCTGCGGGTGGTGAGAAAGCGACTGCTGAGTGTAGAACCTCTGAGATTACTCTGGCTGAGTTTGAAGGCCTGAAGGGCAAGATGGATGCTTCTGATCCAACGGCCACAACTGTTGAGGACTTCCTGAAAGGCACAGCAGACTGGCGCACTGACCTTTATGCGGCTGCTGGTGCTGGTGGGACTTTGATGACCCACGCACAGTCCATTGAGCTGTTCAAGGCACAAGGTGCCAAGTTTACGCCAGAGCTGAAGCGTCCAAGCGTCAAGATGCCGTTTGATGGGTTCTCTCAGGAAGATTATGCTCAGAAGCTGATTGATGACTACAAGGCCGCAGGCGTTCCGGCTTCTGACGTGTACCCACAATCATTCTTCCTTGATGATGTGCTGTACTGGATCAAGAATGAGCCAGAGTTTGGCAAGCAGGCTGTGTTCCTTGATGGGCGCTTCCGCATGCAGGGTTTTGATACGTCCGACCCAACCAGCTTCAAGCCATCCATGGCTGAGCTGAAGGAGATGGGCGTCAATTACATCTCCCCTCCTCTGTGGATGCTGGTCACATTGGAAGGCGGGAAGATCGTGCCTTCTGCTTATGCGAAGGCTGCCAAAGAAGCTGGTCTCAAGATCTTCGCCTGGACTCTAGAGCGCTCTGGCCTGCTGTCGCATAACAAAGGTGGCTGGTACTACCGCAGCATCAATAATGCGATCACCAGCGAAGGCAGTGTTTATGAGCTGCTGGATGTGCTGGCGCAGGATGTGAAGGTGAGCGGCGTGTTCTCTGACTGGCCAGCTACAGTGACCTTCTACGCCAACTGCATGGGGATTGAGTAA
- a CDS encoding AMP nucleosidase, which translates to METRSIRTPETIPPRSFKDAAEAVEHLIFLFDRATDFLRENFKSAAQGSMPTNRVRAFYPELRFEMSSHVRVDTRLSYGFVARPGKYKTTITRPDLFRHYLEHQIDLLIKNHGLEVEIAESDQPIPLHFAFYDGAHVEGALPDSAERTLRDVFDVPDLAVMDDAISNGTYRAKDGFEPLAPFTAPRVDYSLHRLQHYTATAPRYFQNFVLFTNYQFYIDGFAQMAKELINDPDSGYVAFVEPGNLITYAGDKEPREGVAPPRLPQMPAYHLLREDNSGITMVNIGVGPSNAKTITDHIAVLRPHAWLMLGHCAGLRSSQQLGDYVLAHGYVREDKVLDADLPTWVPIPPLAEVQVALEDAVEKTTGYSGYDLKRVMRTGTVASIDNRNWELRDHREPVQRFSQSRAIALDMESATIAANGFRFRVPYGTLLCVSDKPLHGELKLPGMATDFYRKQVDQHLEIGVKTMEILREMPLERLHSRKLRSFMETAFQ; encoded by the coding sequence ATGGAAACCCGTTCCATCCGCACGCCTGAAACAATTCCCCCACGATCCTTTAAAGATGCCGCTGAAGCTGTTGAGCACCTGATCTTCCTGTTTGATCGGGCAACGGACTTTTTGCGTGAGAATTTTAAGTCTGCCGCTCAGGGCAGCATGCCGACAAACCGGGTCAGAGCATTTTATCCGGAACTTCGTTTTGAAATGTCCAGCCACGTCCGTGTGGACACCAGGCTGTCCTATGGATTTGTAGCAAGACCTGGCAAATACAAAACCACAATCACCCGGCCTGATTTGTTCAGGCACTATCTGGAACACCAGATCGATCTGCTGATCAAAAACCACGGCCTCGAAGTCGAGATCGCTGAGAGTGATCAGCCAATCCCGCTGCACTTCGCATTCTATGATGGCGCGCACGTTGAAGGCGCACTGCCCGACAGCGCAGAACGAACACTGCGTGATGTGTTCGATGTGCCGGATCTGGCGGTTATGGATGATGCCATCTCCAATGGTACCTACCGCGCCAAGGATGGCTTTGAGCCTCTGGCCCCGTTCACCGCACCGCGCGTGGATTACTCTCTGCATCGTTTGCAGCACTACACCGCAACGGCACCGCGCTACTTCCAGAACTTCGTGCTCTTCACAAACTATCAGTTCTACATTGATGGCTTTGCGCAGATGGCGAAGGAGCTGATCAACGATCCGGACAGCGGCTATGTTGCCTTCGTTGAGCCGGGCAATCTCATCACCTACGCTGGTGATAAAGAGCCTCGCGAAGGTGTAGCCCCACCGCGTCTACCGCAGATGCCAGCCTATCACCTGCTGCGTGAGGACAACTCCGGCATCACCATGGTGAATATCGGCGTTGGTCCGTCCAATGCGAAGACCATCACCGACCACATCGCCGTGCTTCGCCCACATGCCTGGTTGATGCTGGGTCACTGCGCTGGGCTCAGAAGCAGCCAGCAGCTCGGTGATTATGTGTTGGCACACGGTTATGTGCGCGAAGACAAGGTGCTTGACGCAGACTTGCCAACATGGGTTCCGATCCCACCACTGGCAGAAGTGCAGGTCGCACTGGAAGATGCAGTTGAGAAAACCACCGGCTACAGCGGTTATGATCTGAAGCGGGTCATGCGCACGGGCACTGTGGCCTCCATTGACAACCGCAACTGGGAACTGCGCGACCACCGCGAGCCGGTTCAGCGCTTCTCCCAGTCCCGTGCCATTGCGTTGGACATGGAATCCGCAACCATCGCCGCCAACGGCTTCCGCTTCCGCGTTCCATACGGAACCTTGCTCTGCGTCTCAGACAAGCCACTGCACGGTGAGCTGAAACTGCCTGGCATGGCGACGGACTTCTACCGTAAACAGGTGGACCAGCATCTGGAAATCGGCGTGAAGACCATGGAGATCCTGAGAGAGATGCCATTGGAGCGTCTTCACTCTCGAAAACTCCGCAGCTTCATGGAAACCGCTTTCCAATAA
- the mutY gene encoding A/G-specific adenine glycosylase produces the protein MQDNLALLYWYDRNSRQLPWRTAPADILSGVKPEPYHVWLSEIMLQQTTVAAVKSYFELFIKTWPTLADMANAEEEDILKAWAGLGYYSRARNLYKCAKYVQLHHNGRFPEEEERLLKLPGVGPYTAAAISTIAFGRHAAVVDGNVERVLSRRHALLTELPALKAEVKPLMAEVTPHDRPGDFAQAMMDLGATICTPKSPACGICPWMDVCEGRKQGIADTLPRKAPKKVKPTRRGMAFLLSDNKGRILLRKREDKGLLAGMSEPITTHWSDDAALEDLTAAPIQAEWVRTAKDVKHTFTHFHLEMSVWQAEAPANYAEPEGYWWSAPDELEGEALPTVMKKALKAGGLI, from the coding sequence ATGCAAGATAATCTAGCTCTTCTTTACTGGTATGACAGAAATTCTCGCCAACTGCCATGGCGAACAGCCCCTGCTGATATACTTTCCGGTGTAAAACCAGAGCCTTACCACGTCTGGCTCTCAGAAATCATGCTTCAGCAAACTACTGTCGCGGCGGTAAAAAGTTACTTCGAACTCTTCATAAAGACATGGCCAACACTTGCAGATATGGCCAATGCGGAGGAGGAAGATATCCTCAAAGCATGGGCTGGGCTTGGTTATTATTCCCGTGCAAGAAATCTGTATAAGTGTGCAAAATATGTCCAATTGCATCACAATGGACGTTTTCCCGAGGAAGAAGAGCGGCTTTTGAAGCTGCCTGGCGTGGGCCCTTACACCGCTGCTGCGATCTCTACGATTGCGTTTGGACGGCATGCAGCGGTGGTGGATGGCAACGTGGAGCGGGTGCTTTCGCGTCGCCATGCGTTGCTGACAGAACTCCCAGCCCTCAAGGCTGAGGTGAAGCCGTTGATGGCTGAGGTGACGCCGCATGATCGCCCCGGCGACTTTGCGCAGGCCATGATGGATCTGGGCGCCACCATCTGCACTCCGAAGTCACCAGCCTGTGGCATCTGTCCGTGGATGGACGTTTGCGAAGGCCGCAAGCAAGGCATTGCAGACACGCTGCCACGCAAGGCGCCGAAGAAGGTGAAGCCGACACGGCGGGGCATGGCTTTCCTATTGAGCGACAACAAGGGACGTATTCTGCTCCGCAAGCGAGAGGACAAAGGCTTGCTTGCCGGTATGAGTGAGCCAATCACCACACACTGGTCCGATGATGCTGCGCTGGAAGACCTGACAGCTGCCCCCATTCAGGCGGAGTGGGTGCGGACAGCCAAGGACGTGAAGCACACCTTCACGCACTTCCATCTGGAAATGAGTGTCTGGCAGGCGGAGGCTCCAGCAAACTACGCAGAGCCAGAAGGCTATTGGTGGTCTGCTCCTGATGAGCTTGAAGGCGAAGCCCTGCCAACGGTGATGAAGAAAGCACTGAAGGCGGGTGGACTTATATAA
- a CDS encoding DUF721 domain-containing protein yields MKTMKATAQNRVPKRSSHQLNELIGKTMHPVARKRGFASADLLAAWPELVGKQYHGKVQPGRLVWPRTKSSDGEPVAEPATLLVHADGPTALFFTHEAPQLRDRINAFLGWNAVGRIKVVQRPALRTKKITPKPLRKLSEIENRRIEQKVAHVSDERLKNALEKLGKNLIARTPAGNS; encoded by the coding sequence ATGAAGACGATGAAAGCAACTGCGCAAAATCGGGTTCCCAAAAGATCGAGCCATCAGCTAAACGAGCTGATCGGTAAGACGATGCACCCTGTCGCGCGCAAACGCGGATTTGCCAGTGCTGATCTTCTCGCCGCTTGGCCCGAACTTGTCGGCAAGCAGTATCACGGAAAGGTACAGCCCGGTAGGCTTGTCTGGCCAAGAACCAAAAGCTCCGATGGAGAGCCGGTCGCCGAACCTGCAACCCTTCTTGTTCATGCTGATGGTCCCACTGCTTTGTTCTTCACCCATGAAGCTCCGCAACTGCGTGATCGTATAAATGCCTTTTTGGGCTGGAATGCGGTTGGCCGCATCAAGGTTGTGCAACGCCCAGCCCTCAGAACCAAGAAGATCACGCCCAAACCATTGCGCAAGCTCTCCGAGATCGAAAACCGCCGCATTGAGCAAAAGGTGGCGCATGTTTCCGATGAGCGTTTGAAAAACGCTCTAGAGAAGCTCGGCAAGAACCTCATTGCCCGCACACCTGCAGGCAACTCCTGA
- a CDS encoding DsbA family protein, whose amino-acid sequence MTLSRRKFLERTSALTAASLAFAAMPTVASAQSYSESDLNQVGPLGEKVIGSPDAPVTIIEYASLTCGHCANFHNTTYKELKKKYIDTGKVRFIFREFPLDTVAAAGFMLARCAPEDKYFDIMTLMFEQQRNWAFTNDPYSALLNMGKQIGFTEDTVKACLTNQEILDGVTKVRDYGSEKLGVDSTPTFFINGEKVSGALSIEEFSKYVDKNL is encoded by the coding sequence GTGACACTCTCTCGCCGTAAGTTTCTCGAGCGCACAAGCGCTCTGACAGCAGCTTCTCTCGCATTTGCCGCTATGCCAACTGTTGCCTCTGCACAGAGCTACTCTGAATCAGATCTGAACCAGGTTGGCCCACTGGGCGAGAAAGTTATTGGTAGCCCGGACGCGCCAGTCACCATCATCGAGTACGCCTCTCTGACCTGTGGCCACTGTGCGAACTTCCACAACACCACATATAAAGAGCTGAAGAAGAAATACATCGACACCGGCAAGGTGCGTTTCATCTTCCGTGAATTCCCGCTGGATACAGTCGCTGCAGCTGGCTTTATGCTTGCGCGCTGTGCACCGGAAGACAAATACTTCGACATTATGACCCTGATGTTCGAACAGCAGCGCAATTGGGCATTCACCAATGATCCTTACTCCGCCCTGTTGAATATGGGTAAGCAGATTGGATTCACTGAAGATACGGTAAAGGCTTGCTTGACGAATCAGGAAATACTAGACGGAGTAACCAAGGTTCGTGACTACGGTTCAGAAAAGCTGGGCGTAGATTCAACACCGACCTTCTTTATCAACGGTGAAAAAGTAAGCGGAGCACTCTCTATTGAGGAGTTCAGCAAGTACGTGGATAAGAATCTGTAA
- the smc gene encoding chromosome segregation protein SMC, protein MKFQRLRVLGFKSFVEPMEFVIEDGLTGIVGPNGCGKSNLVEALRWVMGENSYKNMRASGMDDVIFSGSLNRPARNTAEVTLFLDNSDRTAPSGYNDSDTLEVTRRIEREAGSVYKINGKDARARDVQLLFADASTGARSPAMVRQGQIGELISSKPTSRRKILEEAAGISGLHSRRKEAEIRLRAAETNLERLEDVVVQIEGQLDGLKRQARQATRYRNLSSEIRKAEATILYLRWHEATAALDAARKQYAEAEIGMRDIAGLQASTAKEQALAAHEIPKLREAAGGAAAALQHLIIAKNDLESEDRRIKEKLVDLQARLAQMEQDIEREAQLASENASHLEELEEEKQELLEAAETMDERAAEAEELVLIAEDNLDASEMKHSRITQDHASLLAKHTQLENQISGIRQKTARFKEEADRFKGQLEAVEADIKAASGPSDKREELEMALEELAEAEESAVEAEEVLATARETENNCRNPLNEAHSALSRYETEAKTLQAVLSAGQSGDWTPAVDKTSVSPGWETALGAALGEDLDAAMEDAAPVHWSLNAKQDSDPSLPAGAEPLSAYVEAPQELARRLAQVGLVDAEHGSALMKQLKVGQRLVSKQGDLWRWDGLIVAADAPTPAAQRLAQRNRLAELEDLVEQTLDLVEEKRVALEEAAEQRRRAEVAEQDMRQKLRLEQSRIVALREELAAAERALTELSVRKTTLEEQLRRANEDYEETAASLEEVESALDELQDIEGITADLESAAKDVSNCRSKLAEAKGATDALKREGELRAKRLETIERDRQNWVQRAQNADRQISVLRQRRDDAAEERLILLESPEEIELKRQDLLSNLATADDARKAADDKLAEGEKRQLIADQKAREAMEGLSGARERKIRAEERLEAAKERRTEIERRVDEALEVNVSRLHEMAGLSPEAPLPDAEAAERKLDRLKAERERLGGVNLRADEEMQEITEQKDTLITERDDLIEAIRKLRTGIMNLNKEARERLLSSFDQVNDHFKRLFTHLFGGGTAELKLVDAEDPLDAGLEIFARPPGKKPQTMTLLSGGEQALTAMALIFAVFLTNPAPICVLDEVDAPLDDANVERYCALLENMAQNTETRFTVITHNPITMARMSRLFGVTMAERGVSQLVSVDLETAERFTEEA, encoded by the coding sequence GTGAAGTTCCAGCGCCTCCGCGTCCTTGGGTTCAAATCCTTTGTTGAGCCCATGGAGTTTGTCATTGAAGACGGCCTGACAGGCATTGTCGGGCCCAATGGCTGCGGTAAATCCAATCTTGTTGAAGCGCTGCGCTGGGTTATGGGAGAAAACTCCTATAAAAACATGCGCGCCTCCGGCATGGATGACGTGATCTTCTCCGGCTCCCTCAATCGTCCGGCACGAAACACCGCAGAAGTCACCCTGTTCCTCGACAATTCAGATCGAACAGCCCCGTCCGGCTATAATGACAGTGACACGCTGGAGGTCACCCGTCGTATCGAGCGTGAAGCGGGCTCAGTTTACAAAATCAACGGCAAGGATGCCCGTGCCCGCGACGTGCAACTGCTCTTTGCAGATGCCTCCACCGGTGCGCGTTCCCCGGCCATGGTCCGTCAGGGCCAGATCGGCGAGCTGATCTCATCCAAGCCAACTTCTCGCCGCAAGATCCTGGAAGAAGCCGCTGGCATCTCCGGTCTGCACAGCCGCCGCAAAGAAGCTGAAATCCGTCTGCGCGCTGCTGAAACCAATCTGGAACGCCTAGAAGACGTGGTCGTGCAGATTGAAGGGCAGCTCGACGGCCTAAAGCGTCAAGCCCGGCAGGCCACCCGTTATCGCAACCTCTCCTCCGAGATCCGCAAAGCTGAAGCGACCATCCTGTATCTGCGCTGGCATGAAGCCACGGCTGCGCTGGATGCCGCTCGCAAGCAGTACGCTGAGGCTGAAATCGGCATGCGCGACATTGCAGGTCTGCAAGCCTCCACCGCCAAAGAGCAGGCACTGGCCGCCCACGAAATCCCTAAGCTGCGGGAAGCCGCAGGTGGCGCCGCCGCCGCGCTCCAGCATCTTATCATCGCCAAGAACGATCTGGAATCTGAAGACCGCCGCATCAAGGAAAAGCTGGTCGACCTTCAGGCTCGCCTTGCTCAGATGGAGCAGGACATCGAACGCGAAGCCCAGCTTGCAAGCGAAAACGCCAGCCATCTGGAAGAGCTGGAAGAGGAAAAGCAGGAGCTTCTTGAAGCCGCTGAGACTATGGATGAGCGCGCTGCAGAAGCAGAAGAACTGGTCCTGATCGCAGAAGACAACCTCGATGCCAGCGAGATGAAGCACTCGCGCATCACGCAGGACCATGCCAGCCTCCTCGCCAAACACACGCAGCTGGAAAACCAGATCTCCGGCATCCGCCAGAAAACCGCGCGCTTTAAAGAAGAGGCAGACCGCTTCAAAGGCCAATTGGAAGCAGTTGAGGCAGATATTAAAGCCGCCAGTGGCCCAAGCGACAAACGCGAAGAGCTGGAAATGGCTCTGGAAGAGCTGGCAGAGGCAGAAGAAAGTGCTGTTGAAGCTGAAGAAGTACTGGCCACAGCCCGCGAGACAGAGAACAACTGTCGTAACCCATTAAATGAAGCGCATTCAGCTCTCTCCAGATATGAGACGGAAGCCAAAACCCTTCAGGCTGTTCTATCTGCCGGTCAAAGTGGCGATTGGACGCCTGCTGTAGATAAGACGAGTGTGAGCCCAGGCTGGGAAACTGCACTGGGGGCTGCATTGGGTGAAGACCTTGATGCGGCAATGGAAGATGCTGCGCCGGTTCACTGGAGCCTGAACGCAAAACAGGACAGCGACCCAAGCCTACCTGCTGGAGCAGAGCCTCTCTCTGCCTATGTGGAAGCACCGCAAGAACTGGCTCGTCGCCTTGCGCAAGTCGGCCTCGTCGATGCTGAACACGGTTCAGCTTTGATGAAACAGCTCAAAGTCGGCCAAAGGCTGGTGAGCAAGCAGGGTGACCTCTGGCGCTGGGATGGCTTGATCGTCGCAGCAGACGCCCCAACTCCAGCCGCACAACGCCTCGCCCAAAGAAACCGCCTTGCCGAACTGGAAGATCTAGTGGAGCAGACCCTGGATCTGGTGGAAGAGAAAAGGGTGGCTCTGGAAGAGGCTGCGGAACAGCGCCGTCGGGCTGAAGTCGCTGAGCAGGACATGCGCCAGAAACTGCGCCTCGAGCAATCTCGCATCGTGGCTCTGCGTGAGGAACTCGCCGCTGCTGAGCGCGCCCTGACAGAACTCTCCGTGCGCAAAACAACGCTGGAAGAACAGCTCCGCCGCGCCAACGAAGATTACGAAGAGACTGCTGCGTCCCTCGAAGAGGTCGAAAGTGCACTCGACGAACTGCAGGACATTGAAGGTATAACCGCCGATCTGGAGAGCGCTGCTAAAGACGTCTCCAACTGCCGCAGCAAACTGGCTGAAGCCAAAGGTGCAACCGATGCCCTGAAGCGGGAAGGGGAGCTGCGCGCCAAGCGTCTGGAAACCATCGAGCGCGACCGCCAGAACTGGGTCCAGCGTGCTCAGAACGCGGACAGGCAAATCTCCGTTCTCCGCCAACGCCGCGATGATGCCGCTGAGGAGCGTCTCATCCTGCTGGAAAGCCCGGAAGAGATCGAACTTAAGCGTCAGGATTTGCTGAGCAATCTGGCAACAGCAGACGATGCCCGCAAGGCCGCTGACGACAAACTGGCCGAAGGTGAAAAACGCCAGCTGATCGCAGATCAAAAGGCCCGCGAAGCCATGGAAGGCCTCTCTGGTGCCCGCGAACGTAAGATCCGAGCTGAAGAGCGCCTCGAAGCGGCCAAAGAACGCCGCACCGAGATTGAACGCCGCGTGGATGAAGCACTGGAAGTGAACGTCTCCCGCCTGCATGAAATGGCAGGCCTGTCTCCCGAAGCGCCACTGCCGGATGCGGAAGCAGCTGAGCGTAAACTCGATCGCCTGAAAGCGGAGCGTGAACGTCTGGGCGGTGTAAACCTGCGTGCCGACGAGGAAATGCAGGAAATTACGGAGCAAAAAGACACTCTCATCACTGAAAGAGATGACCTGATTGAGGCAATCAGGAAGTTGCGCACAGGAATCATGAATCTCAACAAGGAAGCGCGCGAGCGACTCCTGAGCTCATTTGATCAAGTCAACGACCACTTCAAGCGTTTATTCACACACTTGTTTGGTGGCGGCACCGCAGAGTTGAAACTGGTGGATGCGGAAGACCCGTTGGACGCTGGTCTGGAGATCTTCGCCCGCCCACCAGGCAAGAAGCCGCAGACCATGACGCTGCTTTCAGGTGGCGAGCAGGCTCTCACCGCCATGGCGCTCATATTCGCAGTTTTCCTTACGAATCCGGCTCCAATTTGCGTTCTGGACGAGGTTGACGCTCCGTTGGATGACGCCAACGTGGAGCGATATTGTGCTCTGCTGGAGAACATGGCACAGAACACAGAGACCCGATTCACGGTCATCACACACAACCCGATCACCATGGCCCGCATGTCCAGATTGTTCGGTGTAACCATGGCTGAAAGAGGGGTTTCTCAGCTCGTATCAGTAGATCTTGAGACGGCTGAACGATTCACAGAAGAGGCCTAA
- a CDS encoding AtpZ/AtpI family protein: MSPEENKQKKKDMKETDRHLSERLEKLGKTLDTHLDEASAKEEPNKTGAMAGLSQAWKMSSEFIAAIFVGGALGWMADSWLGTKPWGMIILLMLGFAAGILNVLREAGKVAPPERRMNSGKKQD, encoded by the coding sequence ATGTCTCCTGAAGAGAATAAGCAGAAGAAAAAAGACATGAAAGAAACTGATCGTCACCTGTCTGAGCGGCTAGAAAAGCTTGGCAAAACGCTGGATACACACTTGGACGAAGCCTCTGCTAAAGAGGAACCGAACAAGACCGGCGCGATGGCGGGCCTATCACAGGCTTGGAAGATGTCTTCCGAGTTTATTGCTGCGATCTTTGTCGGGGGGGCACTCGGCTGGATGGCGGATAGCTGGCTCGGGACCAAGCCGTGGGGGATGATTATTCTCCTGATGCTTGGCTTCGCAGCGGGAATATTAAACGTCCTTCGGGAGGCGGGCAAAGTTGCTCCACCTGAAAGACGGATGAATTCCGGCAAGAAGCAGGACTAA